A genomic region of Rhizomicrobium sp. contains the following coding sequences:
- a CDS encoding glycosyltransferase translates to MRLLWLTKTLPYPSIAGDLLYSRHLIEACARQGIEIHVLCHPGPNDNVAALDQPNVTWQIVGSDYRGRLRSLFSPLPNIASVFDTPQRREAIRRALAQTWDGIVFDALGSLGAFRLVRNALKGRAHRPFLVYLSHNHETTTRRRVAEQTAGLAMKMVQRFDAWKTAQLERKSLAAVDLLTTITEDDWLQFQPDFCGKPHLLVSPGYEGPRQARRSWSRIPRTAIVVGSYQWVAKRMNVEALLDAATPVFPAAGIRLRIVGHMDEAYRAQLERRFAWAEIVGPVNDVMTELATARMGIVPERAGGGFKLKLLDYIFGRVVVVGLESAMGGTGLQAGRHYLAAHDMAALVRLVVDRIGDDAALESMTDAAFTRCEMLFDWAERGALLRAAFEAVMQSNRMGLRVPGSSEG, encoded by the coding sequence ATGCGCCTTCTCTGGCTGACCAAAACGCTTCCCTATCCCTCTATCGCCGGGGATTTGCTCTATTCCCGCCACCTGATCGAAGCGTGCGCGCGCCAGGGCATCGAAATCCACGTACTTTGCCACCCCGGCCCGAACGACAACGTCGCGGCACTGGACCAGCCCAATGTGACATGGCAAATCGTCGGTTCCGACTACAGGGGGCGCTTGCGATCCCTGTTCTCGCCGCTGCCCAATATCGCCTCGGTCTTCGACACGCCGCAACGCCGCGAGGCGATCCGGCGTGCGCTGGCGCAGACCTGGGATGGAATCGTTTTTGACGCCTTGGGCTCTCTTGGTGCCTTCCGACTGGTGCGCAACGCGCTGAAGGGCAGGGCGCACAGGCCGTTCCTAGTCTATCTCTCGCACAACCATGAGACTACGACCCGGCGCCGTGTCGCCGAGCAGACCGCCGGACTTGCAATGAAGATGGTGCAGCGCTTCGATGCGTGGAAGACCGCGCAGCTTGAGAGAAAGTCGCTTGCGGCCGTCGATCTTTTGACCACCATAACCGAAGACGACTGGCTGCAGTTCCAGCCAGACTTTTGCGGCAAGCCGCATCTGTTGGTTTCTCCCGGCTATGAAGGGCCGCGCCAAGCAAGGCGGTCATGGAGCCGGATTCCGCGCACGGCGATCGTCGTGGGTTCCTATCAGTGGGTGGCCAAGCGCATGAACGTCGAAGCGTTGCTGGATGCCGCGACACCCGTTTTTCCGGCAGCCGGAATCCGATTACGCATCGTAGGCCATATGGATGAAGCCTATCGAGCGCAATTGGAAAGGAGGTTCGCCTGGGCGGAGATTGTCGGTCCGGTGAACGATGTGATGACGGAGCTGGCAACGGCCCGGATGGGAATCGTCCCCGAACGGGCGGGCGGCGGCTTCAAGCTCAAACTGCTGGATTATATCTTCGGCCGGGTGGTCGTCGTCGGACTGGAGAGCGCGATGGGCGGCACGGGCCTCCAGGCGGGGCGCCATTACCTGGCGGCGCACGATATGGCGGCTCTGGTGCGATTGGTCGTGGATCGCATTGGGGACGATGCCGCGCTGGAATCCATGACCGATGCGGCTTTCACGCGATGCGAGATGCTGTTTGATTGGGCGGAGCGCGGCGCGCTTCTGCGAGCGGCATTCGAAGCGGTGATGCAATCGAACAGAATGGGCCTGCGGGTGCCGGGATCGTCCGAAGGATGA
- a CDS encoding TylF/MycF/NovP-related O-methyltransferase, translating into MTVYARKMRRSIVGNPGPELLLDIDDVNALSAMETAKSLSLAVLYTYGADVEGDIAEFGTMSGSTAQALATAMLAAERWVGPSFKRLHLFDSFEGFPEINAQVDMSSPHVQKGVWARGTCKFLSFEELKRVVERVLPARRVEMHEGWFADTVNVLPNNTRFSLIHFDGDLYQSMIDALDPCFAKGFVSEGAMICFDDWNCNRASNKYGERRAWEELVSKYKIQFSMSGDYSWGCTKVIVHAYSSAIGSSS; encoded by the coding sequence TTGACGGTCTATGCTCGCAAAATGCGACGCAGCATAGTGGGAAATCCTGGCCCGGAATTGCTTCTCGATATAGATGATGTCAATGCGCTATCCGCGATGGAGACTGCAAAATCCCTTTCGCTGGCGGTGCTTTATACCTACGGCGCCGACGTTGAAGGCGATATAGCGGAATTTGGTACGATGTCCGGCTCTACTGCCCAAGCGCTAGCGACAGCCATGCTCGCTGCAGAGCGCTGGGTCGGACCGTCGTTCAAGCGGCTTCATCTTTTCGACAGTTTCGAGGGATTTCCCGAAATCAATGCGCAGGTCGACATGTCCTCCCCGCACGTTCAAAAAGGCGTCTGGGCGCGCGGAACATGCAAATTTTTAAGCTTCGAAGAGCTGAAGCGCGTTGTTGAACGCGTCCTTCCTGCAAGGCGCGTCGAGATGCATGAAGGTTGGTTCGCTGACACCGTCAATGTCTTGCCGAACAACACGAGATTCAGCCTGATTCATTTTGACGGCGATCTATATCAATCGATGATAGATGCGCTTGATCCGTGCTTCGCGAAAGGTTTCGTCAGCGAGGGTGCGATGATTTGTTTTGATGACTGGAATTGCAACCGTGCGAGCAACAAGTATGGCGAACGGCGTGCCTGGGAAGAACTTGTTTCAAAATACAAAATACAGTTTTCCATGAGTGGGGATTATTCCTGGGGATGTACGAAAGTCATCGTGCACGCATATTCTAGCGCAATCGGCTCAAGCAGTTGA
- a CDS encoding glycosyltransferase family A protein → MPTLSAFIICYKQGHLLGRQLAAFSRQDVQPDEVILIDDASPDNTAELMQRYCESHSNARFIRNQQNMGVIETINIGLRAATGDFVYCAAADDEIQPGFFAAMMEIISAHPECGLAFCDPIWEIAGHAREERYGLAPSSRYFSPDELVALFRALLLRFLPGHCTIWRRAAFVEQGLMRPLLGGVCDSLPMWSVALRYGACYVPRPLALALLSPDTWGQRQGRDRRKVFQDYLALVDALMDDEFADIRPRLRASRILSRNFRALRPLLARGKLFTLLDGIGAARLFLSWFRAELRRMQDTLLGFGPARVAAKADRIAG, encoded by the coding sequence ATGCCAACACTATCGGCCTTCATCATATGTTACAAACAGGGCCACCTCTTGGGACGGCAGCTCGCTGCTTTTTCGCGTCAAGACGTCCAGCCAGACGAAGTGATCCTCATTGATGACGCGTCTCCCGACAATACGGCCGAGCTGATGCAGCGCTACTGCGAAAGCCACTCTAATGCGCGCTTTATTCGCAATCAGCAGAACATGGGCGTTATCGAGACCATCAATATCGGCCTGCGCGCCGCGACAGGGGACTTCGTCTACTGCGCTGCCGCGGACGACGAAATCCAGCCGGGTTTTTTCGCCGCCATGATGGAGATCATATCTGCGCACCCCGAATGCGGTCTGGCGTTTTGCGATCCTATTTGGGAGATTGCCGGGCATGCCAGAGAGGAGCGGTATGGCCTTGCCCCGTCATCGCGCTACTTCTCGCCTGACGAACTTGTAGCGCTGTTTCGTGCCCTTCTTCTTCGCTTCCTGCCCGGACATTGCACCATATGGCGGCGCGCGGCGTTCGTGGAGCAGGGGCTTATGCGGCCTCTCTTGGGGGGTGTGTGTGATTCACTCCCCATGTGGTCCGTGGCGCTTCGCTATGGCGCCTGCTATGTGCCCCGGCCGCTGGCCCTGGCATTACTTTCACCGGATACATGGGGACAGCGCCAAGGGCGGGACAGGCGTAAGGTTTTTCAGGACTATCTGGCGCTCGTCGATGCTTTGATGGACGACGAGTTCGCCGACATTCGCCCTCGCTTGCGGGCTAGCCGGATACTAAGCCGCAATTTTCGCGCGCTCCGCCCGCTGCTTGCTCGCGGTAAGTTGTTCACGTTGTTGGACGGGATTGGCGCGGCGCGTCTTTTCCTCAGTTGGTTCCGCGCGGAATTGCGCCGCATGCAGGATACGTTGCTCGGATTTGGCCCGGCGCGTGTCGCCGCGAAGGCGGATAGAATCGCAGGGTGA
- a CDS encoding IS3 family transposase (programmed frameshift): MKHSRFTEEQIIGILREHEAGMKTADLCRKHGVSSATFFKWKAKFGGMDVSDARKLKALEDENRKLKKLLAETMLDVAMLKDLKFKKMVTPVVKRQAAAHLCQSYEVSQRRACQVIAADRASMRYRSIRPDDAVLRARLRELAAIRRRFGYRRLLILIRREGTHVNHKKLRRLYRDERLQVRRRGGRKRALGTRAPMAIPQGPNQRWSLDFLSDQLSDSRRFRILVVVDDFTRECLALVADTSLSGMRVGRELDAIAARRDKPLSIVSDNGTEFTSMAILSWSQEAQVAWHYIAPGKPTQNAFIESFNGRLRDELLNETLFASLAGARVALAEWMEDYNTVRPHSAIGNVPPAIYAKLSDPAMQRDGSLRFWGSAPRPVASPSQQGSNEGQALLPTG; this comes from the exons ATGAAGCATTCGAGGTTCACGGAAGAGCAGATCATTGGGATTCTGCGCGAGCACGAGGCGGGGATGAAGACGGCCGACCTGTGCCGCAAGCACGGCGTCAGCAGCGCGACCTTCTTCAAGTGGAAGGCGAAGTTCGGCGGGATGGACGTGTCGGACGCCCGGAAGCTGAAGGCTCTCGAAGACGAGAACCGCAAGCTGAAGAAGTTGCTGGCCGAGACGATGCTCGACGTCGCCATGTTGAAGGATCTCA AATTCAAAAAAATGGTGACGCCCGTCGTGAAGCGGCAAGCTGCGGCCCATCTCTGCCAATCCTATGAGGTGAGCCAGCGCCGGGCGTGCCAGGTGATAGCAGCGGATCGGGCCTCGATGCGGTATCGCAGCATCCGGCCCGACGATGCGGTCCTGCGCGCCCGGCTGCGCGAGCTTGCCGCCATCCGCCGCCGGTTCGGCTACCGGCGGCTGCTGATCCTGATCCGCCGCGAGGGGACACATGTGAACCACAAGAAGCTGAGACGCCTCTATCGCGACGAACGACTCCAGGTTCGCCGGCGTGGCGGTCGCAAAAGAGCGCTGGGAACAAGGGCTCCGATGGCGATCCCGCAGGGGCCGAACCAGCGCTGGTCGCTGGACTTCCTGAGCGACCAGCTCAGCGACAGCCGCCGGTTCCGCATCCTCGTGGTGGTGGACGACTTCACACGAGAGTGCCTGGCGCTGGTGGCCGATACCTCGCTCTCGGGCATGCGTGTTGGGCGCGAACTCGATGCCATCGCCGCACGGCGCGACAAGCCATTGTCGATCGTCAGCGACAACGGCACGGAGTTCACCAGCATGGCGATCTTGAGCTGGTCGCAAGAGGCGCAGGTCGCGTGGCATTACATCGCGCCCGGCAAGCCGACCCAGAACGCCTTCATCGAGAGCTTCAACGGCCGTCTGCGCGATGAACTGCTCAACGAGACACTCTTCGCATCGCTCGCTGGCGCTCGCGTGGCACTGGCCGAGTGGATGGAGGACTACAACACCGTCAGGCCGCACAGTGCCATCGGCAATGTGCCGCCAGCGATCTACGCCAAACTCAGCGATCCCGCGATGCAACGGGACGGGTCGCTGCGCTTCTGGGGCTCCGCGCCCCGTCCCGTTGCATCACCGAGCCAGCAAGGCTCAAATGAAGGTCAGGCTCTACTTCCAACTGGATGA
- a CDS encoding methyltransferase domain-containing protein, whose translation MRFERERMRTIPKARSGDMSQSTAFTAEYYSDSASTDSNWRSAYRKRRGHYTTFIRRLRGAAPLAHDIVEVGCGVGLFTYALLNSYPRNTRIVSGDISEYAVGVGKEKTKAFPNVEMKILDAQELQIPAASADLLISLDVVEHLPDPKRFFAEASRVLRPGGVLFFSTPNTRSLGSRLKEKDISNGCTIHTWTALRDPTHIGLRPIGEWQTMCRDAGFRPHLEGTDFLWDPPYFKRLPIFPQKLLFTGSSKLLSKMLGFTKWRMGENYYGIWRKSS comes from the coding sequence ATGCGCTTTGAGCGGGAGCGGATGCGGACCATCCCTAAGGCGCGATCTGGTGATATGAGTCAATCAACTGCCTTTACCGCCGAATATTACTCGGATAGCGCAAGCACGGATTCGAACTGGCGAAGCGCTTACCGTAAGCGGCGGGGCCACTACACGACGTTCATTCGACGGTTGCGTGGGGCCGCTCCTTTGGCCCATGACATAGTCGAGGTGGGCTGCGGCGTGGGGCTTTTCACATATGCCCTGTTGAATAGCTACCCGCGAAATACGCGCATCGTTTCAGGGGATATTTCCGAATACGCGGTCGGCGTCGGCAAGGAAAAGACCAAGGCCTTTCCCAACGTGGAAATGAAGATTCTCGACGCACAGGAATTGCAGATACCGGCTGCATCGGCCGATCTGCTGATTTCGCTTGATGTAGTCGAGCACCTTCCCGATCCGAAGCGGTTTTTTGCTGAAGCCTCTCGCGTATTGCGTCCCGGCGGGGTGCTCTTTTTCTCCACGCCGAACACCCGCTCGCTGGGTAGTCGCCTGAAGGAGAAGGACATCTCAAACGGCTGCACCATCCATACCTGGACCGCGCTTCGCGATCCCACACATATCGGTCTTCGCCCTATCGGAGAATGGCAGACGATGTGTCGCGACGCCGGTTTCAGGCCGCATCTCGAAGGAACGGACTTCCTATGGGACCCGCCTTATTTCAAGCGCCTGCCGATTTTCCCTCAGAAACTGCTGTTTACCGGATCCAGCAAGCTGCTGTCGAAAATGTTGGGTTTCACCAAATGGCGCATGGGTGAAAACTACTACGGCATCTGGCGGAAATCATCGTAA
- a CDS encoding class I SAM-dependent methyltransferase, producing MKRVTSDSRPWPSGGALAVCSCCGIVQKPADDKFREEITEIYRTYQIYHQSSGNEQMVFGEAAEPRSLDLLRRAMRHLCVASEGRMLDVGCGNGGLLHSFAQLLPGWRLAGNELSDVHRARVESIPGVEALYVGGIASVPGSFDLITMLHSLEHFINPCAFLPDLASRLNSGGHLLIEVPDFRQNPFDLLIADHVTHFSPGALGRTLTASGCEIEQLTGTWIAKEISALARSGGNRSPVVKGSPEDGDAARGAIALLHAVIDEAQSLARTRQIGLFGTSNAATWLAGELEARDLKVPFFVDEDPARIGRLHMGVPILSPDELPGDALVFVPLAPAVARKLADRLGNERFFLPSALASSTSFSPII from the coding sequence TTGAAACGCGTCACGTCGGACAGCAGGCCTTGGCCGTCCGGGGGCGCGTTGGCGGTTTGCAGCTGCTGTGGGATCGTACAGAAGCCCGCCGACGACAAGTTCCGTGAAGAGATTACGGAAATCTACCGCACTTACCAAATCTACCACCAGTCCAGCGGCAACGAACAGATGGTATTCGGTGAGGCTGCGGAGCCGCGCTCGCTTGATCTGCTGCGCCGGGCTATGAGACACCTTTGTGTTGCAAGTGAAGGACGTATGTTGGACGTTGGATGTGGCAACGGAGGATTGCTGCACTCATTCGCGCAGTTGCTGCCGGGGTGGCGCTTGGCAGGAAACGAATTGTCCGATGTTCACCGGGCGCGCGTTGAAAGCATTCCCGGGGTGGAAGCGCTTTATGTTGGCGGCATCGCCAGCGTACCGGGAAGCTTCGATCTCATCACCATGCTTCATTCGCTGGAGCATTTCATAAATCCGTGTGCGTTCCTGCCGGACTTGGCTTCTCGTCTGAACAGTGGCGGTCATCTGTTGATCGAAGTGCCAGATTTTCGCCAGAATCCGTTCGATCTTCTCATTGCTGATCATGTGACACATTTTTCGCCCGGCGCGTTGGGACGGACGTTAACGGCATCCGGCTGCGAAATAGAACAGCTGACAGGGACGTGGATCGCCAAAGAGATTTCAGCATTGGCCCGTAGTGGCGGAAACCGAAGCCCAGTAGTGAAGGGAAGTCCCGAAGACGGCGATGCCGCGCGCGGAGCGATCGCATTGCTTCACGCTGTCATTGACGAGGCACAGTCTCTCGCCCGCACGCGTCAAATAGGCCTTTTTGGCACCTCCAATGCTGCGACTTGGCTTGCCGGAGAGCTGGAAGCGCGAGACCTGAAGGTGCCCTTCTTTGTGGATGAGGATCCCGCACGAATCGGGCGCTTGCACATGGGCGTGCCAATCCTTTCTCCCGATGAATTGCCCGGCGATGCGCTGGTGTTTGTCCCCCTGGCACCTGCCGTTGCGCGGAAGTTGGCAGATCGATTGGGGAACGAGCGATTTTTCTTGCCCTCGGCGCTCGCATCATCGACCAGTTTCTCTCCAATTATTTGA
- a CDS encoding class I SAM-dependent methyltransferase has protein sequence MSKMLSGRRNVLEVGCGDGFCARVVRQEVAALTITDYDPLFIQDIESRAVERWPISAKTHDMLAGPMPGSFDAAYSLDVLEHIPKAQEDIFIDNIKASLTPNGILIVGMPSLESQVYASPPSKEGHINCKTGADFKLVMEKHFENVFLFSMNDEIVHTGYAKMAHYLLAICCTKKT, from the coding sequence GTGTCCAAGATGCTCAGCGGGCGCAGGAATGTTCTGGAGGTCGGCTGTGGTGATGGATTTTGCGCGCGCGTCGTGCGTCAGGAGGTCGCCGCGCTGACCATCACCGACTATGATCCGCTTTTCATTCAAGACATTGAAAGTCGCGCCGTCGAGCGGTGGCCGATTTCCGCAAAGACGCATGACATGCTCGCCGGACCAATGCCCGGCAGCTTCGATGCGGCTTATTCCTTGGACGTTCTTGAGCACATTCCGAAGGCGCAAGAAGACATATTTATCGACAATATCAAGGCATCACTTACGCCCAATGGCATTTTGATCGTTGGCATGCCGTCGCTGGAATCTCAAGTTTATGCGTCCCCCCCCAGCAAGGAAGGTCACATCAATTGCAAGACGGGAGCGGATTTTAAGTTGGTGATGGAGAAGCATTTCGAGAACGTCTTCCTGTTCTCCATGAACGACGAAATAGTCCACACGGGATACGCCAAGATGGCACATTATCTCCTTGCCATTTGCTGCACAAAAAAAACCTGA
- a CDS encoding YjbH domain-containing protein, whose product MLLGAAALCVATITGASCAVAGAVANSNDRTTYGDPGILEMPSARMDPDGTIFFTVGAVQGAQRFNFSFQALPWLQASFRYSHLASIGGIKNEFDRSFGIKVRLVQESSLMPDISLGIRDILGTGIYSSEYLTATKQFSTVEFTAGLGWGRLSDDATIPNVFAVVFPSFKDRRPFGATGAVNFGEFFHGPDTGVFAGAIWHTPIDNLNVLAEFSTDKYRGEQGAGTIKIRSPVNLGLSYRFFDSAAVSLGWLYGTTYGATFTLSADPTIPLSVQRLAPELPPPNIRSPQQQVASLTELLGKNVRTTSGPWVTLPSATIDRDNSTISSALMSIGLHVRDVELAGRTLLVNADLASAPKSQCDGYARLVANLEVRVDTIALSDLDGASGQVTFCNVVQASETSQAASPAGNAEIDETSDAEMKIRRDVAAQSIRIEALAIQQSVIWLFMNNYHYRSEDEAAGRIARILMADAPSTVEIMHIVSVKNGIPMRDFQISRNALERSATVEGGSAELGNSIALLAPPLSNPVLDRAFEDSYPRFSWNLGPGLREGLFDPDQPLEVQIYASLEAAMQLTPNITLDARLEANIYNNFNLSRPSNSLLPHVRSDIISYLRDGSDGVTKLDFVYRTRLARDVTFEARAGYLEQMFAGAGAQALWRPDGGRIALGVDVYQVWQRDFDELYGLQKYHILTGHVSVYYNSPWYGLNFAVHGGRYLAGDYGATFEVTRRFSTGVEIGAFATFTNVPFSKFGEGSFDKGLIIHIPLEWSLPFPSQSSIDFLLRSLTRDGGQRLDSDDSLIKETDSTSFAEDSSHLDDIVSP is encoded by the coding sequence TTGCTGCTCGGCGCGGCGGCCTTGTGCGTCGCCACGATTACCGGAGCGAGTTGTGCAGTCGCCGGGGCCGTCGCAAATTCAAACGATCGCACGACCTATGGTGACCCAGGTATCCTCGAAATGCCGAGCGCCCGAATGGACCCCGACGGCACCATTTTTTTCACGGTCGGAGCCGTACAGGGCGCGCAACGATTCAATTTCAGCTTTCAAGCGCTTCCCTGGCTTCAAGCAAGTTTTCGCTACAGTCACCTCGCCAGCATCGGCGGAATAAAGAACGAGTTCGATCGCAGTTTTGGAATTAAGGTCCGGTTGGTCCAGGAATCCAGTCTGATGCCCGACATTTCGCTCGGCATTCGCGACATTTTGGGCACGGGAATCTACAGTTCTGAATACCTGACAGCGACAAAGCAATTTTCGACTGTCGAATTCACAGCCGGGCTTGGATGGGGCCGGCTCTCGGATGATGCGACGATACCCAACGTGTTTGCAGTAGTCTTTCCGTCGTTCAAGGATCGTCGGCCTTTCGGTGCCACCGGAGCGGTGAATTTCGGCGAGTTCTTTCATGGCCCGGACACGGGCGTATTCGCAGGCGCGATCTGGCACACGCCGATCGACAATCTCAATGTTCTTGCCGAATTCAGCACGGACAAATACCGCGGGGAGCAGGGGGCTGGCACCATCAAGATCAGATCGCCGGTGAACCTCGGCTTGTCGTATCGATTTTTCGATTCCGCGGCCGTATCGCTTGGCTGGTTATACGGCACAACCTACGGGGCAACGTTTACTCTGAGCGCCGATCCTACGATTCCCCTCTCGGTACAGAGACTCGCTCCGGAATTACCGCCGCCGAACATCCGCTCGCCGCAGCAACAGGTAGCTTCGCTGACGGAATTGCTGGGCAAAAACGTCCGAACGACGTCCGGCCCTTGGGTGACATTGCCGAGCGCGACTATCGACCGGGATAACTCGACAATATCCTCGGCTCTCATGAGCATTGGTTTACATGTTCGCGACGTGGAACTTGCCGGGAGAACCCTGCTCGTCAATGCCGACCTTGCCAGTGCGCCGAAATCTCAGTGCGACGGTTATGCGCGCCTTGTCGCAAACCTCGAAGTCCGAGTCGACACGATCGCGCTCTCTGATCTGGATGGCGCCTCGGGGCAGGTGACGTTTTGCAACGTTGTCCAAGCTTCCGAGACGTCTCAGGCAGCGTCGCCCGCCGGAAACGCGGAGATCGACGAGACGTCCGATGCCGAGATGAAGATTCGTCGAGACGTGGCGGCGCAGTCCATCCGCATCGAGGCTCTCGCGATTCAGCAGAGCGTTATCTGGCTTTTCATGAATAACTACCACTACCGGTCGGAAGATGAGGCAGCCGGACGTATCGCCAGAATATTGATGGCAGACGCGCCCAGCACGGTCGAGATAATGCATATCGTCTCGGTCAAGAACGGAATTCCCATGCGCGACTTCCAGATCTCGCGCAATGCGCTGGAGCGTTCGGCCACCGTCGAGGGAGGCTCGGCGGAGTTGGGCAATTCGATCGCGTTGCTTGCGCCGCCTTTGAGCAATCCCGTACTCGACCGCGCATTCGAAGATAGCTACCCGCGGTTTAGCTGGAACTTGGGACCGGGACTTCGCGAAGGGCTGTTCGATCCCGACCAGCCATTGGAAGTGCAAATATATGCTTCGCTCGAGGCAGCCATGCAGCTCACGCCGAACATCACGCTTGATGCGCGGCTTGAAGCCAATATCTACAACAACTTCAATCTTTCACGACCTTCCAACAGCCTTCTGCCGCACGTTCGCAGCGATATCATCAGCTATCTGCGCGATGGTTCCGACGGTGTAACCAAGCTCGATTTCGTTTATCGAACACGTCTTGCCCGAGACGTCACTTTTGAGGCCAGGGCCGGATATCTCGAACAGATGTTCGCTGGCGCGGGGGCACAAGCTCTTTGGCGGCCGGACGGAGGCCGGATCGCGCTGGGGGTCGATGTCTATCAGGTGTGGCAGCGCGATTTCGACGAACTCTATGGCCTTCAAAAATATCATATTCTGACCGGCCATGTTTCGGTCTATTACAATTCGCCATGGTACGGACTGAATTTCGCCGTTCACGGCGGGCGCTATCTCGCGGGAGACTATGGCGCCACGTTCGAGGTGACGCGGCGGTTCTCGACAGGCGTGGAAATCGGAGCCTTTGCGACCTTTACCAATGTGCCATTCTCAAAATTCGGCGAAGGCAGCTTCGATAAAGGCCTAATTATCCACATCCCGCTCGAGTGGAGCTTGCCATTTCCGAGCCAGTCTTCCATCGATTTCCTGCTTCGCTCGTTGACGAGAGATGGCGGCCAGCGTCTGGACTCCGACGATTCCCTGATAAAGGAGACGGATTCAACTAGCTTTGCGGAGGATTCGTCGCATCTCGATGACATTGTCTCGCCTTAG
- a CDS encoding YjbF family lipoprotein → MAAALAAGTILAGCSSDNADWSNLFRIAVNSWKTRDAAVSLDRAAAIPYATLGIRIDGGPEQILVLATDVAGERLWASSAKVAILTKSGRIVSTSGFGTDLTAYHPSAPDANNALSPGNHVWTGDFADIGQYSVQIQCIVSPGVPDPISILGAEFQTLRIDESCQSDHLKWRFTNSYWLTPNTNRIWKAIQHIHPKGPEIQIELLRPPDSPQ, encoded by the coding sequence TTGGCAGCCGCTCTGGCGGCTGGCACGATTCTGGCCGGCTGTAGTTCGGACAATGCCGATTGGTCGAATCTCTTCCGCATCGCCGTCAATTCGTGGAAGACCCGAGACGCGGCGGTGTCGCTGGACCGGGCCGCGGCTATTCCCTATGCAACCTTGGGAATTCGAATCGATGGGGGACCGGAACAGATCCTTGTGCTGGCGACAGACGTGGCAGGCGAGCGTCTTTGGGCATCGTCGGCAAAAGTGGCGATCTTGACCAAAAGCGGACGGATCGTGAGCACATCGGGATTTGGCACAGATCTCACCGCCTACCACCCGTCCGCGCCGGACGCCAACAACGCTTTGTCGCCAGGCAATCACGTCTGGACGGGGGATTTTGCGGACATCGGCCAGTACTCCGTCCAGATCCAATGCATTGTGTCGCCCGGGGTGCCCGATCCGATCTCAATCCTAGGGGCGGAATTTCAGACGCTGCGCATCGACGAAAGCTGTCAGAGCGACCATCTGAAGTGGCGATTCACGAACAGCTATTGGCTGACGCCCAACACCAATCGTATCTGGAAGGCTATCCAGCACATCCATCCGAAAGGACCAGAAATCCAGATCGAATTGCTTCGCCCGCCAGATAGTCCGCAATAG
- a CDS encoding sugar nucleotide-binding protein produces the protein MKDLLVVGENSVIGSALLDAASARCLSVEGTSRRNGGLDLADAASVARFHLQATRTAVICAAVASLSACERAPERALAVNVTGTLALAQRLRNFGIHPIALSTNLVFGGDKACCGTSDVVSPKTSYGRQKAEMERGILALGGTVLRLTKVLSQTSVMFRQWRDNLALGQPINAFCDMYMAPIPLPRVTAALLALIRAPRPGLVQLSADRDISYAQAASFICCGVGADLALVRPVSAPTEIALEARPQHTTLDTTEATVWLGWRAIAPEDTLAEVFLV, from the coding sequence ATGAAGGACCTGCTGGTTGTCGGCGAGAATAGCGTTATCGGTTCGGCGTTGCTGGACGCGGCGAGCGCGCGATGTCTTTCCGTTGAAGGCACCAGCCGTCGGAACGGTGGACTGGACCTGGCGGATGCCGCCAGCGTGGCGCGTTTTCATCTACAGGCCACTCGTACCGCTGTGATCTGCGCTGCAGTCGCCTCGCTATCCGCCTGCGAAAGGGCGCCGGAGCGCGCCCTGGCAGTGAACGTTACTGGCACACTTGCGCTGGCGCAGCGCCTCAGGAACTTTGGGATTCATCCGATCGCCCTTTCCACAAACCTCGTGTTTGGGGGTGACAAAGCGTGTTGCGGAACCTCCGACGTGGTATCGCCCAAAACCTCATATGGCCGCCAAAAGGCAGAGATGGAGCGCGGCATTCTCGCGCTCGGGGGAACGGTGCTGCGCCTGACCAAGGTCCTTTCGCAGACCTCGGTGATGTTTCGTCAGTGGCGGGACAATCTGGCTCTTGGACAACCCATCAACGCGTTCTGCGACATGTACATGGCGCCGATCCCGTTGCCGCGCGTTACAGCGGCTTTGTTGGCTCTTATACGCGCCCCGCGGCCAGGTCTGGTTCAATTGTCTGCCGATCGCGATATCAGCTATGCTCAGGCCGCCAGTTTTATTTGTTGCGGGGTTGGGGCCGATCTAGCCCTGGTTCGGCCGGTGAGCGCGCCGACCGAGATTGCACTGGAAGCAAGGCCGCAGCATACGACGTTGGACACCACGGAAGCCACGGTCTGGTTGGGATGGCGGGCGATTGCGCCGGAGGACACTTTGGCAGAGGTATTCCTTGTATGA